In Aegilops tauschii subsp. strangulata cultivar AL8/78 chromosome 3, Aet v6.0, whole genome shotgun sequence, one genomic interval encodes:
- the LOC109775063 gene encoding calmodulin-binding transcription activator 4 isoform X5, producing the protein MRRIYWMLEPAYEHIVLVHYRDVLEGSISVSALNGSPTSYQNGSASRADAHSSPGLTSEIIAPRLLSRSPGSAEEVSSQILTINNESNDTSQFDWRRMLEMQLSLENKERHDVNTGEVLPNHDPNPMPGIQNEEFDTGTNLADIFYELEEFSEDNRTEGSQPYRDPIDVIRNSAWLEEDQLNSFLHSAPVTVDENQWFHIHEVSPEWAFCSESAKVVIAGDFPSNILWVLFGDVKVPAEIVQQGVIRCYTPSYLGAGKVRMCMLDENGKPCTQDREFGFVEKPTNTMIIGNGKPYSEAREFEFQQRPTKSDNELLLLLNYVQMLFDSHGCELFSKFRLPLPNVQSGFPVNPSEIIGRTCEQLDHENAVNCIMEVMLNSKFEDWLSSKFEQNSEGEYLLPKQYHGVIHTIAALGYDWALKPLLNNGVPINYRDANGWTALHWAARFGRQQMVAVLFAAGAAVGALSDPTAEDPAAKTPASIASAYGFIGISAFLSEAELTSTLHSLESQENGKPVDHNGGVSTSSAVDRVSDKCAHVDGGTDDQLALRDSLGAIRNAVQAAGCIQATFRVFSLKKKKQKALQNGDSSASPSMLERAALSIQKNFRCWKKRKEYQKVRKNVIKIQARFRAHRERNKYKELLQSVGILEKIMLRWFRKGVGLRGINSRAMPIDQDEEEDIVKVFRKERVETAVSEAVSRVSAIVGCPVARLDYRRMLEWHQQAKIGHGK; encoded by the exons ATGAGGCGGATATATTGGATGCTTGAACC GGCTTATGAGCACATTGTTCTTGTCCACTATAGAGATGTGCTAGAG GGCAGCATTTCAGTATCAGCACTAAACGGTTCACCAACATCCTATCAGAATGGCAGTGCTAGCAGAGCGGATGCACATAGTTCGCCGGGGTTGACAAGTGAGATAATTGCGCCACGTCTCCTCTCTCGCAGCCCAGGATCCGCGGAAGAAGTTAGTTCCCAGATCCTGACCATAAACAATGAATCAAATGATACAAGTCAATTTGATTGGCGGCGGATGCTTGAAATGCAGTTGAGTCTGGAAAACAAGGAACGTCATGATGTTAACACTGGCGAGGTTCTGCCAAATCATGATCCTAATCCTATGCCTGGGATCCAGAATGAAGAATTCGACACAGGTACAAACCTTGCAGATATCTTTTATGAACTGGAGGAGTTTAGTGAAGACAACCGTACTGAAGGAAGCCAACCTTATCGCGATCCTATTGATGTCATAAGAAATTCAG CATGGTTGGAAGAGGACCAACTTAATTCTTTTCTGCATTCAGCTCCTGTGACAGTTGATGAAAACCAATGGTTCCATATTCATGAGGTTTCTCCAGAATGGGCATTTTGTTCTGAAAGTGCTAAG GTTGTCATTGCAGGAGACTTCCCCTCCAATATTTTATGGGTACTATTTGGTGATGTTAAGGTACCTGCGGAAATTGTCCAGCAAGGTGTCATCCGTTGTTATACTCCATCATACCTTGGTGCTGGAAAGGTGAGAATGTGCATGCTCGATGAGAATGGGAAACCTTGCACTCAAGATCGAGAATTTGGATTTGTTGAAAAGCCTACCAACACAATGATTATTGGGAACGGGAAACCCTACAGTGAAGCACGGGAATTTGAATTCCAACAGAGGCCTACCAAAAGTGACAATGAGCTGTTGTTGCTTCTTAACTATGTGCAGATGCTTTTTGATAGTCATGGCTGTGAACTCTTCTCAAAGTTCAGGTTGCCACTCCCAAATGTCCAGTCTGGATTCCCAGTTAACCCCTCAGAGATTATAGGGAGAACATGTGAGCAGTTGGACCATGAGAATGCAGTAAATTGCATCATGGAAGTGATGCTTAACAGTAAGTTCGAGGACTGGCTATCATCCAAATTTGAACAGAACAGTGAAGGGGAGTATTTGCTTCCTAAGCAATACCATGGTGTTATACATACAATTGCCGCACTGGGATACGACTGGGCTCTGAAACCGCTGCTTAATAATGGCGTGCCTATAAACTACCGTGATGCAAATGGATGGACTGCTCTGCATTGGGCTGCACGATTCGGAAG GCAACAAATGGTGGCGGTTCTTTTTGCTGCAGGCGCTGCTGTGGGTGCACTTTCAGATCCAACAGCGGAAGACCCTGCTGCCAAGACACCTGCTTCAATAGCGTCTGCATATGGTTTCATAGGCATCTCTGCATTCCTTTCAGAAGCAGAACTAACCAGTACCCTTCATTCTCTGGAATCACAAGAAAATGGGAAACCCGTAGATCATAATGGTGGAGTGAGTACATCTAGTGCTGTGGATAGAGTATCAGATAAATGCGCACATGTGGATGGTGGAACTGATGACCAGCTTGCACTGAGGGATTCTTTAGGAGCTATCCGAAATGCTGTTCAAGCTGCCGGGTGCATACAAGCTACCTTCCGTGTGTTTTCCTTAAAAAAGAAGAAACAAAAGGCTCTTCAGAATGGAGATAGCTCTGCTTCGCCATCTATGCTCGAAAGAGCTGCATTATCTATCCAGAAGAACTTCAGGTGCTGGAAGAAACGTAAGGAATATCAGAAAGTTCGGAAAAATGTCATCAAGATTCAG GCACGGTTCAGAGCTCACCGAGAAAGAAACAAGTACAAGGAGTTACTTCAAAGTGTTGGCATCCTTGAGAAGATCATGCTGAGGTGGTTCCGAAAAGGTGTTGGTCTGCGAGGAATCAATAGCAGGGCGATGCCAATCGACCAAGACGAGGAAGAAGACATCGTCAAGGTTTTCCGCAAGGAAAGAGTGGAAACAGCTGTCAGTGAGGCTGTTTCGAGGGTATCGGCTATCGTCGGTTGCCCCGTCGCAAGGCTGGACTACCGCAGGATGCTCGAATGGCACCAACAAGCAAAG ATTGGCCATGGAAAGTAG
- the LOC109775063 gene encoding calmodulin-binding transcription activator 4 isoform X1 has translation MQQQQGLDIQNLQREVKTRWLKPREVLDILRNCELFGIQNRTPQRPPSGSWFLFNRRVHRFFRNDGYQWQKKRNGKSGNEAHEYLKVNNVKALNCYYARAENSPTFMRRIYWMLEPAYEHIVLVHYRDVLEGSISVSALNGSPTSYQNGSASRADAHSSPGLTSEIIAPRLLSRSPGSAEEVSSQILTINNESNDTSQFDWRRMLEMQLSLENKERHDVNTGEVLPNHDPNPMPGIQNEEFDTGTNLADIFYELEEFSEDNRTEGSQPYRDPIDVIRNSAWLEEDQLNSFLHSAPVTVDENQWFHIHEVSPEWAFCSESAKVVIAGDFPSNILWVLFGDVKVPAEIVQQGVIRCYTPSYLGAGKVRMCMLDENGKPCTQDREFGFVEKPTNTMIIGNGKPYSEAREFEFQQRPTKSDNELLLLLNYVQMLFDSHGCELFSKFRLPLPNVQSGFPVNPSEIIGRTCEQLDHENAVNCIMEVMLNSKFEDWLSSKFEQNSEGEYLLPKQYHGVIHTIAALGYDWALKPLLNNGVPINYRDANGWTALHWAARFGRQQMVAVLFAAGAAVGALSDPTAEDPAAKTPASIASAYGFIGISAFLSEAELTSTLHSLESQENGKPVDHNGGVSTSSAVDRVSDKCAHVDGGTDDQLALRDSLGAIRNAVQAAGCIQATFRVFSLKKKKQKALQNGDSSASPSMLERAALSIQKNFRCWKKRKEYQKVRKNVIKIQARFRAHRERNKYKELLQSVGILEKIMLRWFRKGVGLRGINSRAMPIDQDEEEDIVKVFRKERVETAVSEAVSRVSAIVGCPVARLDYRRMLEWHQQAKIGHGK, from the exons ATGCAGCAGCAGCAAG GTCTCGACATACAAAATCTGCAGCGGGAGGTGAAGACGCGGTGGCTCAAGCCCAGAGAGGTTCTGGACATATTGCGGAACTGCGAGCTGTTCGGGATCCAAAACAGAACCCCTCAGAGGCCACCGA GTGGTTCTTGGTTCCTTTTCAACCGTAGGGTACATCGGTTCTTCCGGAATGATGGGTATCAATGGCAAAAAAAGAGGAATGGGAAGAGTGGTAACGAAGCACATGAGTACCTTAAG GTTAACAATGTAAAGGCACTGAACTGCTATTATGCTCGTGCAGAAAATAGCCCTACATTCATGAGGCGGATATATTGGATGCTTGAACC GGCTTATGAGCACATTGTTCTTGTCCACTATAGAGATGTGCTAGAG GGCAGCATTTCAGTATCAGCACTAAACGGTTCACCAACATCCTATCAGAATGGCAGTGCTAGCAGAGCGGATGCACATAGTTCGCCGGGGTTGACAAGTGAGATAATTGCGCCACGTCTCCTCTCTCGCAGCCCAGGATCCGCGGAAGAAGTTAGTTCCCAGATCCTGACCATAAACAATGAATCAAATGATACAAGTCAATTTGATTGGCGGCGGATGCTTGAAATGCAGTTGAGTCTGGAAAACAAGGAACGTCATGATGTTAACACTGGCGAGGTTCTGCCAAATCATGATCCTAATCCTATGCCTGGGATCCAGAATGAAGAATTCGACACAGGTACAAACCTTGCAGATATCTTTTATGAACTGGAGGAGTTTAGTGAAGACAACCGTACTGAAGGAAGCCAACCTTATCGCGATCCTATTGATGTCATAAGAAATTCAG CATGGTTGGAAGAGGACCAACTTAATTCTTTTCTGCATTCAGCTCCTGTGACAGTTGATGAAAACCAATGGTTCCATATTCATGAGGTTTCTCCAGAATGGGCATTTTGTTCTGAAAGTGCTAAG GTTGTCATTGCAGGAGACTTCCCCTCCAATATTTTATGGGTACTATTTGGTGATGTTAAGGTACCTGCGGAAATTGTCCAGCAAGGTGTCATCCGTTGTTATACTCCATCATACCTTGGTGCTGGAAAGGTGAGAATGTGCATGCTCGATGAGAATGGGAAACCTTGCACTCAAGATCGAGAATTTGGATTTGTTGAAAAGCCTACCAACACAATGATTATTGGGAACGGGAAACCCTACAGTGAAGCACGGGAATTTGAATTCCAACAGAGGCCTACCAAAAGTGACAATGAGCTGTTGTTGCTTCTTAACTATGTGCAGATGCTTTTTGATAGTCATGGCTGTGAACTCTTCTCAAAGTTCAGGTTGCCACTCCCAAATGTCCAGTCTGGATTCCCAGTTAACCCCTCAGAGATTATAGGGAGAACATGTGAGCAGTTGGACCATGAGAATGCAGTAAATTGCATCATGGAAGTGATGCTTAACAGTAAGTTCGAGGACTGGCTATCATCCAAATTTGAACAGAACAGTGAAGGGGAGTATTTGCTTCCTAAGCAATACCATGGTGTTATACATACAATTGCCGCACTGGGATACGACTGGGCTCTGAAACCGCTGCTTAATAATGGCGTGCCTATAAACTACCGTGATGCAAATGGATGGACTGCTCTGCATTGGGCTGCACGATTCGGAAG GCAACAAATGGTGGCGGTTCTTTTTGCTGCAGGCGCTGCTGTGGGTGCACTTTCAGATCCAACAGCGGAAGACCCTGCTGCCAAGACACCTGCTTCAATAGCGTCTGCATATGGTTTCATAGGCATCTCTGCATTCCTTTCAGAAGCAGAACTAACCAGTACCCTTCATTCTCTGGAATCACAAGAAAATGGGAAACCCGTAGATCATAATGGTGGAGTGAGTACATCTAGTGCTGTGGATAGAGTATCAGATAAATGCGCACATGTGGATGGTGGAACTGATGACCAGCTTGCACTGAGGGATTCTTTAGGAGCTATCCGAAATGCTGTTCAAGCTGCCGGGTGCATACAAGCTACCTTCCGTGTGTTTTCCTTAAAAAAGAAGAAACAAAAGGCTCTTCAGAATGGAGATAGCTCTGCTTCGCCATCTATGCTCGAAAGAGCTGCATTATCTATCCAGAAGAACTTCAGGTGCTGGAAGAAACGTAAGGAATATCAGAAAGTTCGGAAAAATGTCATCAAGATTCAG GCACGGTTCAGAGCTCACCGAGAAAGAAACAAGTACAAGGAGTTACTTCAAAGTGTTGGCATCCTTGAGAAGATCATGCTGAGGTGGTTCCGAAAAGGTGTTGGTCTGCGAGGAATCAATAGCAGGGCGATGCCAATCGACCAAGACGAGGAAGAAGACATCGTCAAGGTTTTCCGCAAGGAAAGAGTGGAAACAGCTGTCAGTGAGGCTGTTTCGAGGGTATCGGCTATCGTCGGTTGCCCCGTCGCAAGGCTGGACTACCGCAGGATGCTCGAATGGCACCAACAAGCAAAG ATTGGCCATGGAAAGTAG
- the LOC109775063 gene encoding calmodulin-binding transcription activator 4 isoform X6 produces MRRIYWMLEPAYEHIVLVHYRDVLEGSISVSALNGSPTSYQNGSASRADAHSSPGLTSEIIAPRLLSRSPGSAEEVSSQILTINNESNDTSQFDWRRMLEMQLSLENKERHDVNTGEVLPNHDPNPMPGIQNEEFDTGTNLADIFYELEEFSEDNRTEGSQPYRDPIDVIRNSAPVTVDENQWFHIHEVSPEWAFCSESAKVVIAGDFPSNILWVLFGDVKVPAEIVQQGVIRCYTPSYLGAGKVRMCMLDENGKPCTQDREFGFVEKPTNTMIIGNGKPYSEAREFEFQQRPTKSDNELLLLLNYVQMLFDSHGCELFSKFRLPLPNVQSGFPVNPSEIIGRTCEQLDHENAVNCIMEVMLNSKFEDWLSSKFEQNSEGEYLLPKQYHGVIHTIAALGYDWALKPLLNNGVPINYRDANGWTALHWAARFGRQQMVAVLFAAGAAVGALSDPTAEDPAAKTPASIASAYGFIGISAFLSEAELTSTLHSLESQENGKPVDHNGGVSTSSAVDRVSDKCAHVDGGTDDQLALRDSLGAIRNAVQAAGCIQATFRVFSLKKKKQKALQNGDSSASPSMLERAALSIQKNFRCWKKRKEYQKVRKNVIKIQARFRAHRERNKYKELLQSVGILEKIMLRWFRKGVGLRGINSRAMPIDQDEEEDIVKVFRKERVETAVSEAVSRVSAIVGCPVARLDYRRMLEWHQQAKIGHGK; encoded by the exons ATGAGGCGGATATATTGGATGCTTGAACC GGCTTATGAGCACATTGTTCTTGTCCACTATAGAGATGTGCTAGAG GGCAGCATTTCAGTATCAGCACTAAACGGTTCACCAACATCCTATCAGAATGGCAGTGCTAGCAGAGCGGATGCACATAGTTCGCCGGGGTTGACAAGTGAGATAATTGCGCCACGTCTCCTCTCTCGCAGCCCAGGATCCGCGGAAGAAGTTAGTTCCCAGATCCTGACCATAAACAATGAATCAAATGATACAAGTCAATTTGATTGGCGGCGGATGCTTGAAATGCAGTTGAGTCTGGAAAACAAGGAACGTCATGATGTTAACACTGGCGAGGTTCTGCCAAATCATGATCCTAATCCTATGCCTGGGATCCAGAATGAAGAATTCGACACAGGTACAAACCTTGCAGATATCTTTTATGAACTGGAGGAGTTTAGTGAAGACAACCGTACTGAAGGAAGCCAACCTTATCGCGATCCTATTGATGTCATAAGAAATTCAG CTCCTGTGACAGTTGATGAAAACCAATGGTTCCATATTCATGAGGTTTCTCCAGAATGGGCATTTTGTTCTGAAAGTGCTAAG GTTGTCATTGCAGGAGACTTCCCCTCCAATATTTTATGGGTACTATTTGGTGATGTTAAGGTACCTGCGGAAATTGTCCAGCAAGGTGTCATCCGTTGTTATACTCCATCATACCTTGGTGCTGGAAAGGTGAGAATGTGCATGCTCGATGAGAATGGGAAACCTTGCACTCAAGATCGAGAATTTGGATTTGTTGAAAAGCCTACCAACACAATGATTATTGGGAACGGGAAACCCTACAGTGAAGCACGGGAATTTGAATTCCAACAGAGGCCTACCAAAAGTGACAATGAGCTGTTGTTGCTTCTTAACTATGTGCAGATGCTTTTTGATAGTCATGGCTGTGAACTCTTCTCAAAGTTCAGGTTGCCACTCCCAAATGTCCAGTCTGGATTCCCAGTTAACCCCTCAGAGATTATAGGGAGAACATGTGAGCAGTTGGACCATGAGAATGCAGTAAATTGCATCATGGAAGTGATGCTTAACAGTAAGTTCGAGGACTGGCTATCATCCAAATTTGAACAGAACAGTGAAGGGGAGTATTTGCTTCCTAAGCAATACCATGGTGTTATACATACAATTGCCGCACTGGGATACGACTGGGCTCTGAAACCGCTGCTTAATAATGGCGTGCCTATAAACTACCGTGATGCAAATGGATGGACTGCTCTGCATTGGGCTGCACGATTCGGAAG GCAACAAATGGTGGCGGTTCTTTTTGCTGCAGGCGCTGCTGTGGGTGCACTTTCAGATCCAACAGCGGAAGACCCTGCTGCCAAGACACCTGCTTCAATAGCGTCTGCATATGGTTTCATAGGCATCTCTGCATTCCTTTCAGAAGCAGAACTAACCAGTACCCTTCATTCTCTGGAATCACAAGAAAATGGGAAACCCGTAGATCATAATGGTGGAGTGAGTACATCTAGTGCTGTGGATAGAGTATCAGATAAATGCGCACATGTGGATGGTGGAACTGATGACCAGCTTGCACTGAGGGATTCTTTAGGAGCTATCCGAAATGCTGTTCAAGCTGCCGGGTGCATACAAGCTACCTTCCGTGTGTTTTCCTTAAAAAAGAAGAAACAAAAGGCTCTTCAGAATGGAGATAGCTCTGCTTCGCCATCTATGCTCGAAAGAGCTGCATTATCTATCCAGAAGAACTTCAGGTGCTGGAAGAAACGTAAGGAATATCAGAAAGTTCGGAAAAATGTCATCAAGATTCAG GCACGGTTCAGAGCTCACCGAGAAAGAAACAAGTACAAGGAGTTACTTCAAAGTGTTGGCATCCTTGAGAAGATCATGCTGAGGTGGTTCCGAAAAGGTGTTGGTCTGCGAGGAATCAATAGCAGGGCGATGCCAATCGACCAAGACGAGGAAGAAGACATCGTCAAGGTTTTCCGCAAGGAAAGAGTGGAAACAGCTGTCAGTGAGGCTGTTTCGAGGGTATCGGCTATCGTCGGTTGCCCCGTCGCAAGGCTGGACTACCGCAGGATGCTCGAATGGCACCAACAAGCAAAG ATTGGCCATGGAAAGTAG